A stretch of the Acyrthosiphon pisum isolate AL4f chromosome A2, pea_aphid_22Mar2018_4r6ur, whole genome shotgun sequence genome encodes the following:
- the LOC103310392 gene encoding small lysine-rich protein 1 — MSKQGSEKKKEINSKDDKKTKKQTPTTIKTRKEGKKSRNLVDVFNECAMDNAYHTCHNVQDLLKCRGFPWPQAQKKKKKKGGKKGK; from the coding sequence ATGAGTAAACAAGGAAGCGAAAAGAAAAAAGAGATAAATTCTAAAGATGACAAAAAAACAAAGAAGCAAACACCGACAACAATAAAGACACGGAAGGAGGGTAAAAAGTCGAGGAACTTGGTGGATGTGTTCAATGAATGTGCTATGGATAATGCTTACCATACGTGTCACAATGTACAAGATCTGCTGAAGTGCCGAGGTTTTCCATGGCCACAGGCgcaaaagaagaagaaaaagaaagGTGGTAAAAAAGGCAAATGA